The following proteins come from a genomic window of Gimesia chilikensis:
- a CDS encoding LexA family protein translates to MESTGVIARQKLTEKQHAIYAFIKQEITEHRLSPTVREIANRFGIRSSNGVMCHLRALERKGWIKRDYYLSRGITLVAEPVTQFLTLTPGEAGCLGDVYVGCVGVEDRSVTLEFIAPDTMGEVQKDL, encoded by the coding sequence ATGGAATCAACAGGAGTCATTGCACGTCAGAAACTGACTGAGAAACAGCACGCGATCTATGCCTTCATTAAACAGGAAATCACCGAACATCGACTCTCACCCACTGTGCGCGAAATTGCGAATCGCTTCGGTATTCGCTCCTCCAATGGCGTGATGTGTCACCTGCGTGCCTTGGAACGGAAGGGCTGGATCAAACGGGATTATTACCTCTCCCGCGGCATCACACTGGTAGCAGAACCCGTCACGCAGTTTCTCACACTGACGCCCGGTGAAGCAGGGTGCCTGGGTGATGTTTATGTGGGTTGTGTGGGAGTCGAAGATCGCAGTGTGACTCTCGAGTTCATCGCTCCCGACACAATGGGAGAGGTTCAGAAAGATCTCTGA
- a CDS encoding 2OG-Fe(II) oxygenase gives MKQPVTMLDQEIFWIEHFFSATECQDYINYSEYLGYETADVDVYGVRKQMDQIRTNERADIESQKTADDLWEKLQQYTLPESDLGTAVGLSPFIRFYRYSGPQKFNMHKDGTKQLPGCESRFTFLIYLNTVEQGGETVFRKNDIRVKPQAGCGLLFAHKLWHSGTPVAGEETKYVLRSDLLYHV, from the coding sequence ATGAAACAACCAGTAACAATGCTCGATCAGGAGATCTTCTGGATCGAGCATTTTTTTTCGGCAACAGAGTGCCAGGACTATATCAATTATAGTGAATACCTCGGCTATGAAACCGCAGACGTTGATGTCTATGGTGTCAGAAAGCAGATGGATCAGATTCGTACCAATGAGCGGGCGGATATCGAATCCCAGAAGACTGCTGACGATCTGTGGGAAAAGCTCCAGCAGTACACATTACCAGAATCAGACCTGGGAACTGCCGTGGGTTTGAGTCCTTTCATTCGTTTCTACCGATACAGCGGGCCTCAAAAATTTAACATGCATAAGGACGGCACAAAGCAGCTTCCGGGATGTGAATCCCGTTTTACTTTTCTGATCTATCTCAATACGGTTGAGCAGGGAGGAGAAACGGTATTTCGAAAAAATGATATTCGTGTCAAACCACAGGCAGGTTGCGGTTTATTATTTGCACACAAGTTGTGGCACTCCGGGACACCAGTGGCAGGAGAGGAAACCAAGTATGTCCTGCGATCGGATCTGCTTTATCATGTGTGA
- a CDS encoding class I SAM-dependent methyltransferase, giving the protein MMPNEINHSRTRNSSFYDQKYGSGNGWKYDTDKVTRWLQESIVSRFGLTPGDRVLELGCGEGHHSALLASFGLDVYGVDFSEKGIEAAKERGSGATFIAANALDLGRFFDHGYFDLIFVRGMSWYHYELSGISRMGIDIEEETGKLFEFLKPGGTFVLQIRTDFSGNKPTDNVFDCRLSEFKELFSQFGEIIHTSNTAGAELIDDEQAAKIKGGIVMAIRKHGQVLL; this is encoded by the coding sequence ATGATGCCAAACGAGATCAATCACAGCAGAACCCGCAATTCTTCATTCTATGATCAGAAATACGGGTCGGGCAACGGCTGGAAGTACGACACGGACAAAGTGACGCGCTGGCTGCAGGAGAGCATCGTATCCCGGTTCGGGCTGACTCCCGGCGACCGGGTGCTAGAGCTGGGTTGCGGTGAAGGCCACCATTCCGCCCTGCTGGCCTCGTTCGGCCTGGATGTATACGGAGTCGACTTTTCCGAGAAAGGCATCGAGGCGGCGAAGGAGCGGGGTTCTGGTGCGACATTCATCGCTGCCAACGCTCTTGATCTGGGGAGGTTCTTCGATCACGGGTACTTCGACCTGATTTTCGTACGGGGAATGAGCTGGTATCACTACGAGTTGAGCGGCATTTCCCGCATGGGGATCGATATCGAAGAGGAGACAGGCAAGCTGTTTGAGTTTCTGAAGCCGGGAGGCACGTTCGTGCTGCAGATTCGGACGGACTTCTCCGGGAACAAGCCGACGGACAATGTATTTGACTGCCGCCTGTCAGAATTCAAAGAGTTGTTTTCTCAGTTCGGGGAAATTATCCATACTTCAAATACAGCAGGCGCGGAACTGATAGACGACGAACAGGCCGCGAAGATAAAAGGTGGGATTGTAATGGCCATAAGAAAGCATGGCCAGGTTCTACTATAA
- a CDS encoding Gfo/Idh/MocA family protein: protein MNRRRFLATSASAAAAIGFGAPAIVRGTNLNEKLNIAIIGSGGRGGSNLRNVSSENITVLCDVNEQNLFRASQSHPKAKKFKDFREVYDHPDQFDAVVVSTCEHTHAFATLPALQMKKHVYCEKPLTHSVWEARVIRDAAREAGVATQMGTQIHAGENYRRVVELIETGAIGPVQEAHVWVSRAWGWHPSEEAARAAKDLVYSEKRPSHSDEIPKGLDWDLWLGPAPERPFNNIYFPGPKWYRWWDFGNGTMSDLGSHWIDLPFWALKLDYPLTIEAAGPPIQKEIAPASMQAVYEYGQRGDLPPVTVGWYQGTNKPKLWEEGKIPQWGNGVLFVGEKGMLLSDYSKHVLLPENEYADFKPPEPYIPKSLGHHAEWIHACKTGAPTTCNFEYAGLLTEANHLGNVAYRTGKKLHWDTQTMRATNAPESDQYIRREYRKGWKLI, encoded by the coding sequence ATGAACCGCAGACGATTTCTGGCAACCTCTGCGTCTGCGGCTGCCGCCATCGGTTTTGGTGCCCCCGCCATTGTTCGTGGGACCAATTTGAATGAAAAACTGAATATCGCCATCATTGGATCCGGGGGCAGGGGGGGCAGTAATCTGCGCAATGTTTCCTCTGAAAACATTACCGTGCTGTGTGATGTCAATGAACAGAATCTGTTTCGAGCCTCACAGAGCCACCCCAAGGCTAAGAAGTTCAAAGATTTTCGGGAAGTCTATGATCACCCCGATCAGTTCGACGCAGTCGTGGTCAGCACGTGCGAGCATACCCATGCTTTCGCAACACTGCCGGCCCTGCAGATGAAAAAACATGTCTATTGTGAAAAGCCATTGACACACAGTGTCTGGGAAGCGCGTGTGATCCGGGATGCGGCGCGTGAGGCGGGCGTGGCGACACAAATGGGTACTCAGATTCATGCCGGCGAGAACTATCGGCGTGTGGTCGAGTTAATTGAGACGGGGGCCATTGGTCCTGTTCAGGAAGCACATGTCTGGGTTTCCCGAGCCTGGGGCTGGCATCCGTCAGAAGAAGCTGCCCGGGCTGCGAAAGATCTCGTCTATTCCGAAAAACGTCCCAGTCACAGCGATGAGATTCCCAAGGGGCTAGACTGGGATCTCTGGTTGGGTCCCGCTCCGGAGCGGCCGTTCAACAATATCTATTTCCCCGGTCCCAAATGGTATCGCTGGTGGGATTTTGGGAACGGGACCATGTCCGACCTGGGCAGCCACTGGATTGATCTACCCTTCTGGGCTTTGAAACTCGATTATCCGTTGACCATTGAAGCCGCTGGTCCGCCCATCCAGAAAGAGATCGCACCGGCATCTATGCAGGCGGTTTACGAGTATGGGCAGCGTGGAGATCTGCCACCCGTCACCGTAGGCTGGTACCAGGGAACCAATAAGCCCAAACTCTGGGAAGAGGGGAAAATTCCCCAATGGGGAAATGGGGTTCTCTTTGTCGGCGAAAAAGGGATGTTGCTGTCTGACTACAGCAAACACGTTCTACTGCCTGAGAATGAGTATGCTGACTTTAAACCGCCAGAACCCTACATCCCGAAATCACTGGGTCATCATGCTGAGTGGATCCATGCCTGTAAAACCGGCGCACCCACAACCTGCAATTTCGAATATGCGGGTCTGCTGACGGAGGCAAATCATCTGGGGAATGTCGCTTATCGCACGGGGAAAAAGCTGCATTGGGATACACAGACCATGCGTGCCACGAACGCTCCGGAATCAGATCAATACATCCGTCGCGAATATCGCAAGGGGTGGAAGCTGATTTAG
- a CDS encoding sulfatase has protein sequence MFNGSLGLRLLFCLTLAFNLIPTSAAQSAEKSKRPNILFAIADDWGWPHAGAYGDPVVKTPTFDRLAREGVLFQNAYVSSPSCTPSRGAILTGKYHWQLDAGANLHCIFPDRLTTYPEILKSHGYTVGHTGKAWGPGRTETRSRELAGKRFKNFQDFLNQRDGDEPFCFWLGSSDPHRPYAPGSGVESGMDLSKIKLPACFPDAEEVRSDVADYYFEVQRFDQLVGDALKLLEEKGELDNTIIFMTGDHGMPFPRSKSCLYDTGTRVPLAARWPSHIQPNRSVTDFVSLIDLAPTFYEAAGVEIPQDVTGKSLMPVLDAPGSGRTVADRDEIFFGKERHVPSQEEPDMGGYPCRAIRTDDFLYIHNYRPDRWPAGTPNYTKAAIPGTWYGDCDNGPTKTYMVTHKDKDAEHRRLYELAFGKLPAEELYDLRNDPDQLQNVAQDPMYQMIKARLVKELHEKLVATHDPRELGQGDELEKHPYLGGGPKHPSLEKKRKKKPRKKAPNPE, from the coding sequence ATGTTTAATGGTTCCCTCGGGCTGCGTCTGCTGTTCTGTCTGACGCTGGCATTTAATCTGATTCCAACTTCCGCAGCTCAGTCTGCAGAAAAATCAAAACGTCCTAATATTCTGTTTGCGATTGCAGACGACTGGGGCTGGCCTCATGCCGGCGCTTATGGCGACCCCGTCGTTAAAACTCCCACCTTCGATCGGCTCGCCCGCGAAGGAGTGTTGTTTCAGAATGCTTACGTCTCGTCCCCTTCCTGCACGCCTTCCCGTGGTGCCATTCTAACCGGTAAATATCACTGGCAACTCGATGCGGGAGCGAACCTGCACTGTATTTTTCCGGATCGTCTCACGACCTATCCGGAGATTCTGAAGTCACACGGTTACACCGTAGGACATACAGGCAAAGCCTGGGGACCGGGGCGTACCGAAACCCGCTCTCGCGAACTGGCTGGAAAACGATTCAAAAACTTTCAGGACTTCCTCAACCAGCGGGACGGCGACGAGCCTTTCTGTTTCTGGTTGGGCAGCAGTGATCCCCACCGCCCGTACGCACCAGGGTCGGGAGTAGAAAGTGGCATGGATTTGAGCAAAATCAAACTGCCCGCCTGCTTCCCTGACGCAGAGGAGGTCCGTAGCGACGTCGCCGACTATTACTTTGAAGTCCAACGGTTCGACCAGCTCGTGGGAGACGCCCTGAAACTGCTGGAAGAAAAAGGCGAACTGGACAATACCATCATCTTCATGACCGGCGATCACGGTATGCCTTTCCCCCGGAGCAAGAGCTGCCTGTATGATACCGGCACCCGCGTTCCTCTGGCGGCGCGCTGGCCCTCTCACATTCAGCCCAATCGGAGTGTGACGGACTTCGTCAGTCTGATTGACCTGGCCCCCACATTCTACGAAGCCGCTGGTGTCGAAATTCCCCAAGACGTCACAGGAAAGAGTCTGATGCCGGTTCTGGATGCGCCTGGCTCGGGACGCACCGTAGCTGACCGCGATGAAATCTTCTTTGGCAAGGAGCGACATGTTCCCTCACAGGAAGAACCTGACATGGGAGGCTACCCCTGCCGTGCGATTCGGACGGACGACTTTCTTTACATCCACAATTACCGGCCTGATCGCTGGCCCGCGGGAACTCCCAACTACACCAAAGCAGCCATTCCAGGCACCTGGTACGGGGATTGTGACAATGGCCCGACCAAGACTTATATGGTTACCCATAAAGACAAGGATGCGGAACATCGCCGACTGTATGAACTGGCCTTCGGCAAGTTGCCTGCAGAAGAATTATATGATCTGCGGAATGACCCCGATCAGCTACAGAACGTAGCCCAGGATCCCATGTATCAGATGATCAAGGCCAGGCTCGTGAAGGAACTGCATGAAAAGCTGGTTGCCACTCATGATCCTCGCGAACTGGGACAGGGAGACGAACTGGAAAAGCATCCCTACCTGGGCGGTGGTCCGAAACACCCGAGCCTGGAAAAGAAACGCAAGAAAAAACCGCGAAAGAAAGCTCCGAATCCTGAATAG
- a CDS encoding PVC-type heme-binding CxxCH protein, translating into MTIQLTRISVLSCLSLIVLSLNTVTHAEEMPRVPAGFTIERVTNSELTKYPMMAGFDDRGRLFIAESSGENTRAPQLIKEPKSMIRMLEDLDGDGRFDKSTVFADKLTLPMGALWHDGSLYVASPPNIWKLTDHDDDGVADERKIIVDSFGFSGNAASIHGCFRGPEGRLYWCDGRHGHEFKDKSGKVTSKGLAARIFSCNPDGSDIEVHCGGGMDNPVEIDFTPEGEMIGSVNILLTRPRVDCLVHWLEGGVYPHFEDCVAEFKRTGDLLGPITRFGHVAVSGMLRYRSPQFGPEYQGNIFTSIFNTHKVIRTQLVRSGATFETKEEDFLVSDDPDFHPTDVIEDADGSLLVINTGGWFRIGCPQSQISKPDIHGAIYRIRKSGTPPVQDPYGLALDWNSLSPERKIQLLNDSRPFVQRKAIDELAKAGDHAVPMLSKVVAAPAGSFYNDTSKRNAVWTLTRIGTDKARTAIQHGLNSSVSVKMTAAKSLGSLRDASSVSQLTQLLKSENPAIQRNAATALGRICEAGQRGDTISNAELKTVVESLYQAIKGTPDRTLEHALIYALIRIDERNLILAGLSDSSPAVRRAALITLDQMNSGNLTRELVTPLLDTDDPSLQKEALTIIGEHEGWAGETLSLLKTWLSEDALSAERAAVLRGFLIAQAADPEVQTLIAQALTNSNTSRSAKSILLEVIQRSALKEFPVAWRQALESTLKSQDPELQILVIRIAQTNDLPELSGLLTSLALNTQQPATLRIEALSAAGSQLKSVEAEPFDFLIARMSEEYPPLDRLAAARALAGLPLSEGQLIQLSKQLDAPGPLALPVLLRAYTKSNAEPVGLALINALNASSAATNLSADELASLLKKYPEPVQKAADPLLKKLGVDLAQQKAHLESLKPLLTQGHIEEGRKIFFGKKAACSGCHAVEDQGGKVGPDLTRIGAIRTGTDLLEAIALPSASFARGYRSYLVVTDSGRIYTGVISRESTDTVYLRTADLSEVRIARDEIEVMKESPTSIMPKGLEQRLTPQEIRDLLAYLQNRK; encoded by the coding sequence GTGACGATTCAACTGACTCGCATTTCCGTTCTAAGTTGTCTGTCTCTGATTGTGTTGTCCCTCAATACAGTCACTCACGCCGAAGAAATGCCTCGCGTGCCCGCAGGCTTCACAATCGAACGCGTCACCAACAGTGAGCTCACTAAATACCCGATGATGGCGGGCTTCGACGATCGCGGTCGACTGTTCATTGCCGAGAGTTCCGGTGAAAATACACGGGCTCCTCAGTTGATTAAAGAACCTAAAAGCATGATTCGCATGCTGGAAGACCTGGACGGTGATGGACGTTTTGACAAGAGCACCGTCTTTGCGGATAAGCTGACCTTACCCATGGGTGCGCTCTGGCATGATGGATCACTGTATGTCGCCAGCCCTCCTAACATCTGGAAACTCACTGACCACGATGATGACGGCGTAGCAGATGAGCGTAAGATCATCGTCGATTCGTTTGGCTTCTCCGGAAACGCTGCCAGTATTCATGGCTGCTTTCGCGGACCGGAAGGACGACTCTACTGGTGTGATGGCCGCCATGGTCACGAATTCAAAGACAAGTCGGGAAAAGTCACCAGCAAAGGACTGGCTGCCCGAATCTTCTCCTGCAATCCGGATGGCTCTGATATTGAAGTCCACTGCGGTGGCGGTATGGATAACCCGGTGGAAATTGACTTCACGCCGGAAGGGGAAATGATCGGCTCTGTCAATATCCTGCTCACACGTCCGCGGGTCGACTGTCTGGTTCACTGGCTGGAAGGGGGCGTATATCCCCACTTTGAAGACTGTGTGGCTGAGTTCAAACGCACGGGGGACCTCTTGGGCCCGATCACCCGCTTTGGACATGTCGCAGTTTCGGGGATGCTGCGTTATCGATCACCTCAGTTCGGCCCTGAATACCAGGGAAACATCTTCACGTCCATCTTCAACACTCACAAGGTGATTCGTACGCAACTGGTGCGCAGTGGTGCCACCTTTGAAACGAAAGAGGAAGACTTCCTCGTCTCTGATGACCCCGACTTCCATCCCACCGATGTCATCGAAGACGCGGATGGCAGTCTGCTGGTGATCAATACCGGGGGCTGGTTCCGCATTGGCTGTCCGCAGTCGCAGATCTCTAAACCAGATATCCATGGCGCCATCTACCGTATTCGTAAATCGGGTACTCCACCGGTACAGGATCCCTACGGACTGGCGCTTGACTGGAATTCACTGTCTCCCGAACGAAAAATTCAACTCCTGAATGACTCACGTCCGTTCGTGCAACGAAAAGCCATCGATGAACTGGCCAAAGCCGGCGATCATGCAGTTCCGATGCTGTCCAAAGTCGTCGCTGCTCCCGCAGGCTCTTTCTATAACGATACCAGTAAACGCAACGCGGTCTGGACACTGACCCGCATTGGCACCGATAAAGCACGAACCGCAATTCAGCACGGTCTGAATTCCTCAGTCTCCGTGAAGATGACAGCGGCCAAGAGTCTCGGCTCATTGCGGGATGCGAGTTCCGTTTCCCAATTGACTCAGCTTCTGAAATCTGAGAATCCGGCAATTCAACGAAATGCGGCAACCGCCCTGGGACGCATCTGCGAAGCGGGACAACGGGGCGATACGATCTCCAACGCAGAACTGAAAACCGTTGTCGAGTCGCTTTACCAGGCGATCAAAGGAACTCCTGATCGTACGCTGGAACACGCCCTGATTTACGCACTGATCCGCATTGATGAACGTAATCTGATTCTGGCGGGCCTGAGTGACTCAAGCCCTGCTGTTCGTCGTGCAGCCTTGATCACCCTGGATCAGATGAACTCGGGCAACCTGACTCGTGAACTGGTCACTCCCCTGCTCGACACCGACGATCCGTCGCTGCAGAAAGAAGCGCTAACCATTATTGGCGAACATGAAGGCTGGGCCGGTGAAACACTGAGCCTGCTGAAAACCTGGTTGAGTGAAGACGCGCTGAGTGCAGAACGGGCCGCTGTCCTGCGAGGCTTCCTGATCGCGCAAGCCGCTGACCCGGAAGTCCAGACATTGATTGCCCAGGCTTTGACAAATTCAAACACGTCGCGTTCCGCGAAAAGTATCCTGCTGGAAGTAATTCAACGTTCTGCGTTGAAAGAGTTCCCCGTAGCCTGGCGACAGGCATTGGAATCGACGCTGAAATCTCAGGACCCAGAACTGCAAATTTTGGTGATTCGCATTGCACAAACCAATGATCTGCCCGAGTTAAGTGGTCTGCTAACATCACTGGCGCTCAACACTCAGCAGCCAGCCACACTCAGAATTGAAGCATTGTCGGCAGCCGGTTCTCAATTGAAATCTGTCGAGGCTGAACCCTTCGATTTTCTGATTGCACGCATGAGCGAAGAATATCCGCCCCTGGATCGACTGGCGGCAGCCCGGGCCCTGGCGGGTTTGCCATTATCTGAGGGTCAACTGATTCAATTATCAAAACAGCTCGATGCCCCCGGCCCCCTGGCCTTGCCCGTTCTGTTAAGAGCCTACACCAAAAGTAACGCTGAACCGGTTGGGCTGGCACTGATCAATGCATTGAATGCTTCATCCGCTGCTACGAACCTCTCTGCAGATGAACTGGCCAGTTTGCTCAAGAAGTATCCGGAACCGGTCCAGAAAGCAGCAGATCCCCTGCTGAAAAAACTGGGGGTCGACCTCGCTCAGCAGAAAGCACATCTGGAATCACTGAAGCCGCTGCTGACCCAGGGGCACATTGAGGAAGGACGAAAAATCTTCTTTGGCAAGAAAGCAGCCTGCTCCGGCTGTCATGCTGTCGAGGATCAGGGGGGCAAAGTGGGCCCCGACCTGACGCGTATCGGTGCCATCCGTACCGGGACTGACCTGCTGGAAGCAATTGCGCTCCCCAGCGCCAGCTTTGCCCGCGGGTATCGGTCTTACCTGGTCGTCACGGATTCCGGTCGAATTTATACCGGCGTCATCAGCCGCGAATCGACGGACACCGTTTACCTGCGCACTGCTGACCTCTCGGAAGTTCGCATCGCCCGCGATGAAATCGAAGTCATGAAGGAATCGCCGACATCCATCATGCCCAAGGGCCTCGAACAGCGCCTGACCCCGCAGGAAATTCGGGATTTACTTGCTTACCTCCAGAACCGCAAGTAA